The proteins below are encoded in one region of Lactuca sativa cultivar Salinas chromosome 3, Lsat_Salinas_v11, whole genome shotgun sequence:
- the LOC111911040 gene encoding uncharacterized protein LOC111911040, with product MSGNNSSNKHTSTINIKHVVPLVLYLEQMNYDIWRELFEIHCIGYGVDDHLRPPVEPIKASSEKETLESTSAKDAWLQMDSIIKSWLYGTLSISLLNMIFKKQATALEIWESLEKVFHDNKTSKIIQIDRELRNISIRNSTITEYCNKIKSLVDRLEHMGSKVPEINLVAYMLNGLTSKYRHVVINIRHHDPPLSFWDARSILVLEEQEMIQEEKKEVSLTHMDHASSQIALNIETSNHTSNHRGGFRGGRGGRNYRGGRGGGRNGG from the coding sequence ATGTCAGGAAACAACTCGTCTAATAAACATACATCTACCATTAACATTAAACATGTTGTACCCCTTGTTCTTTACCTGGAGCAGATGAACTATGACATATGGAGAGagctttttgagattcattgcatAGGATATGGGGTAGACGATCATCTCCGCCCTCCTGTTGAACCAATCAAAGCATCATCAGAAAAGGAAACACTAGAGTCAACATCGGCTAAGGATGCATGGCTTCAGATGGATTCAATCATCAAATCTTGGCTCTATGgtactctctctatctctctcttgaACATGATTTTTAAGAAACAAGCAACAGCCCTTGAGATCTGGGAAAGCCTCGAGAAAGTTTTTCATGACAACAAGACTTCAAAGATCATCCAAATTGACAGGGAGCTTCGTAACATCTCAATTCGAAACTCGACAATCACTGAATATTGTAACAAGATCAAGTCACTTGTTGATCGTCTTGAACACATGGGTTCTAAAGTTCCAGAAATTAATCTAGTTGCCTATATGCTGAACGGGCTCACTTCAAAATATCGACATGTGGTAATAAACATAAGACATCATGATCCACCGTTGTCCTTTTGGGATGCTCGTTCTATCTTGGTTCTTGAAGAACAGGAGATGAtacaagaagaaaagaaagaggtcTCTCTCACTCATATGGATCATGCTTCATCTCAAATTGCCCTAAACATTGAGACCTCAAACCACACTTCTAATCACCGTGGTGGCTTCCGTGGTGGACGAGGGGGTCGTAATTATCGAGGTGGCCGGGGTGGTGGTCGCAATGGTGGTTGA